The Temnothorax longispinosus isolate EJ_2023e chromosome 12, Tlon_JGU_v1, whole genome shotgun sequence genome includes a window with the following:
- the Nd-sgdh gene encoding NADH dehydrogenase [ubiquinone] 1 beta subcomplex subunit 5, mitochondrial, protein MAVWSSILRAARQKLLQNSGSGASLLKNGQTRCMSEERTFAIRPSRFQWHKTKDYFHFYFLLGAIPVGIAITLINVFIGPATLEEIPEGYVPKEWEYLQHPIKRFFQRYFFPSPQQEYEKYLHFIYHENQLRKVRLLQHQVDYAMGTNRDYRGPYFKEMYGSKYLHLYKQSMDQRIEMDE, encoded by the exons ATGGCGGTGTGGAGTAGCATTTTGCGTGCTGCGAGGCAGAAATTGCTGCAGAACAGCGGGTCCGGAGCGTCGTTGTTGAAGAACG gACAAACGAGATGCATGTCGGAGGAACGCACGTTCGCCATACGACCGAGCCGCTTCCAGTGGCACAAGACGAAAGattattttcacttttacTTTCTGCTCGGTGCCATTCCCGTTGGCATCGCGATCACCCTGATTAATGTATTCATCGGTCCTGCCACGCTCGAGGAGATCCCCGAGGGTTACGTTCCAAAGGAATGGGAGTACCTTCAG CATCcgattaaaagatttttccaACGCTACTTCTTTCCGTCGCCGCAGCAGGAATACGAGAAGTATCTGCATTTCATATACCACGAGAACCAGCTCAGGAAAGTCAGGCTTCTCCAACACCAGGTGGACTACGCGATGGGCACCAATCGGGATTACAGAGGCCCGTACTTCAAGGAGATGTACGGCTCCAAGTATCTGCACTTGTACAAACAGTCCATGGACCAAAGGATCGAAATGGACGAGTAA
- the LOC139823430 gene encoding trehalose transporter 1-like protein: MITQMKLWWKILRSGDKNGILAGLVAHSGQISVGLSQGYSAILIPKLLETNFADQSQASWIASLGVVSNPIGALAAGICAECLGRRFAIALATLPHVVGWLLIALSRSVPMLYAGRFVSGLGTGMANGLYLYVSETAAPDQRAWLASCGPVLVSLGVLMVYTLGAITTWQRAAAISIGPAILSLALTRMLPETPAWLASRGRTNEAKEALLWLRGPGLNVDEEYRELCETNAKRKEKKESLLRALHKPNVWKPFLILLAFFALQQLSGIYVILFYTVNVLKDIGIDVNEYAASVGMGVIRLFASILGAGLANSFGRKILAFASGSGMAAAAVGVALSFRFELPSWVPLFCIGTHVGASMIGFLTLPWVMTSELYPLRFRGSLGGLTTSIVQILTFAAIKTYPDLNAVVGLEFTMWIFGAAGVLGAIFALAILPETRGRSLDDIEMKFSSKPSDSLTYTPKIFPRKNIILQRFTSISEEKQSNIAANAYVYDNFCLELSPEKLEKDLKVPEKESTRDQRIITSIAFEHVCV, from the exons ATGATCACGCAGATGAAGCTTTGGTGGAAGATCCTTCGCTCCGGCGACAAGAATGGT ATCCTCGCGGGCTTAGTTGCGCACTCCGGCCAGATTTCCGTGGGTCTCTCCCAGGGATACAGCGCGATCCTGATACCGAAGCTCCTGGAGACGAACTTCGCGGACCAGTCGCAGGCTTCTTGGATCGCCTCCCTCGGTGTCGTCTCGAATCCTATCGGTGCCCTCGCCGCCGGGATCTGCGCCGAATGCCTCGGCCGCAGGTTCGCGATCGCCCTGGCCACGCTGCCGCACGTCGTCGGCTGGTTGCTGATCGCGTTATCGAGGAGCGTGCCGATGCTGTACGCCGGCAGATTCGTCAGCGGCCTCGGCACCGGCATGGCCAACGGACTCTATCTCTATGTCAGCGAG ACGGCAGCGCCAGATCAAAGAGCGTGGCTCGCAAGTTGTGGACCAGTTCTGGTTTCCCTGGGTGTCTTAATGGTCTACACCCTGGGTGCCATCACGACGTGGCAAAGGGCGGCCGCTATCAGCATCGGACCCGCGATTCTGTCGCTCGCGTTGACACG GATGCTACCGGAAACTCCCGCCTGGCTGGCCTCGAGGGGTCGAACGAACGAAGCGAAAGAGGCTCTTCTGTGGCTGCGAGGTCCCGGACTGAACGTCGACGAAGAATACCGGGAGCTCTGCGAGACGAACGCGAAGCggaaggagaagaaggagagTCTCCTACGAGCGCTGCACAAGCCCAACGTGTGGAAACCGTTCCTGATACTCCTCGCCTTCTTCGCACTCCAGCAACTGTCCGGCATCTACGTTATCCTGTTTTACACCGTGAATGTGCTCAAAGATATCGGCATTGACGTGAATGAATACGCGGCCAGCGTCGGCATGGGTGTCATCAGGCTGTTCGCGTCGATCCTCGGCGCCGGTCTGGCCAACAGCTTCGGCAGGAAGATCCTGGCATTCGCCAGCGGCTCCGGGatggccgccgccgccgtggGAGTGGCCCTTTCCTTCAG GTTCGAACTGCCATCGTGGGTGCCACTATTCTGCATCGGGACTCACGTGGGCGCGTCCATGATCGGCTTTCTCACGTTGCCGTGGGTCATGACTTCGGAATTGTACCCGCTAAGGTTCAGGGGCAGCCTGGGAGGTCTCACGACCAGCATCGTGCAGATATTGACGTTCGCCGCGATCAAGACTTATCCGGACCTGAACGCTGTCGTAGGTCTGGAGTTCACAATGTGGATATTTGGCGCGGCCGGCGTGCTAGGCGCGATCTTCGCCCTGGCGATATTGCCGGAGACCCGGGGACGCAGCCTCGACGATATCGAGATGAAGTTCTCCAGCAAGCCGAGCGACAGCTTGACGTACACCCCCAAGATCTTTCCCAGAAAGAACATCATTCTCCAGCGATTCACTTCAATCTCGGAGGAGAAACAGTCGAATATCGCGGCGAATGCGTACGTCTATGACAATTTCTGCCTGGAGCTGTCCCCGGAGAAACTGGAAAAGGATCTCAAAGTTCCTGAGAAGGAATCGACTCGTGATCAACGAATCATAACCAGCATCGCGTTCGAACACGTGTGCGTTTAG
- the LOC139823429 gene encoding uncharacterized protein, giving the protein MNVFKDLHEEPPLLQAIFHGNVEAVRTLLSQKEDVNWQDKEQRSLLHAAAYRGDTVIVELLLLNGAAPNSKDKKWLTPLHRACCSGNHNVVDILLKYKADVNARDRSWQTPLHVAAANNASQCVELLIPHVLNINVTDRGGKTCLHHAVYNGHVQMCQYLMMFGSVINASDKKDRRALHFAAYKGHNEILKALIDKGADVDVKDRDLYTPLHAAAASGNVECVHILIEAGADIEAKNVYGNTPLHIACLNGCPLVIKELVANRVNLEAVNYRGQTALHVAAASLHGVHCFKMLIYNGLKVNVQSEDGRTPLHMTAIHGRFTRSKTLLDAGAFPDARDKNGNTALHIAAWFGFECLTTSLLESAASPATRNAQQRTPLHLSCLAGHIEVCRKLLQLDSRRIDARDIGGRTALHLAAFKGSVDCLDLLLSSGANFRLVDNDNRLALHHAACQGHYPCVFTLVGFGSDSNAQDVNGATPLHLAAAASNSNAESFKCVQYLLQHRADPHLRDKRGFTAIHYAVAGGNKKALEALLNASSQPSNLAASLSSSTGQEPPLPALTPIHLAAYYGHDEILQLLLPLFPNTNIKEDSGKTPLDLAAYKGHKQCIVLLLRFGASVAVQDSVTKRTPVHCAAATGYADCLALLLQNMDDPNVVNCYDSKQRTALTLAVANNYQECAMLLLTYKADCNLPDVNKHTPLFRAVINECDNQLVKLLLKHGAQVAVQDVNGKTPLHLAAACGRLYALAALVKADPTAATLKDDQGCTVLHWACYNGNSNCVEYLLNHDVFDSLEGNPFSAVHCAVYQGSAHCLELLINKFGGQAVAAPRDSSCGLLPLHVAASAGSVECARLILNSVGPELAGLETTDYFGRTPLLCAAVNGQCNAIELLLEWKADVRAVDSNKNTALHLACQRRHSAAASLLLNWIESLGNSDTGDKNTSQSQRVSVINMINKQQRTPLHLAARNGLVTITRRLLQLGASVIAVDAEGLTPALACAPNPAVAKCLATILAAQGQNGETAQYSPAIQHTLEVYLNGVDSQHSSDSEFY; this is encoded by the exons ATGAACGTCTTCAAGGATCTTCACGAAGAG CCTCCTCTGTTACAAGCCATATTTCACGGAAATGTGGAGGCAGTTCGTACGTTGCTATCACAAAAGGAAGATGTTAACTGGCAAGACAAGGAGCAGCGTTCCCTCTTACATGCTGCGGCATATAG GGGGGACACAGTTATTGTAGAACTTCTCTTGTTAAACGGTGCGGCACCGAATAGCAAAGATAAGAAATGGTTGACTCCCTTGCACCGAGCCTGCTGCTCGGGCAATCACAACGTAGTGGACATTTTGTTGAAATACAAGGCGGACGTGAACGCCCGAGATCGCAGTTGGCAGACACCTCTTCACGTAGCAGCAGCAAATAACGCATCGCAATGCGTAGAACTTTTAATACCACATGTGTTAAATATCAATGTCACAGACAG agGCGGAAAAACGTGTCTTCATCATGCGGTGTATAACGGGCATGTCCAAATGTGTCAATACCTTATGATGTTTGGTTCCGTGATAAACGCCTCCGACAAGAAAGACCGAAGGGCTTTGCATTTCGCGGCGTACAAAGGCCACAATGAGATTCTGAAAGCGTTGATAGACAAAGGTGCCGACGTGGACGTTAAg GATCGAGATTTATATACTCCATTGCATGCAGCAGCCGCGTCTGGTAATGTAGAATGTGTGCACATTTTAATCGAAGCTGGCGCCGATATCGAGGCCAAGAACGTGTACGGAAATACACCGCTGCATATCGCGTGTTTGAACGGATGTCCCCTCGTAATCAAAGAACTTGTAGCCAATCGCGTTAATTTAG AGGCCGTGAATTATCGTGGGCAGACCGCGTTGCACGTCGCTGCCGCCAGCCTGCATGGTGTTCactgttttaaaatgttgataTACAATGGATTGAAAGTCAACGTTCAATCGGAAGACGGCCGTACACCGTTACATATGACTGCGATCCACGGGAGATTTACGAGATCAAAAACGTTGCTGGATGCAGGAGCTTTTCCAGATGCGAGAGACAAAAATGGAAATACCGCGTTACATATCGCCGCTTG GTTTGGCTTCGAATGTTTGACGACATCTCTATTGGAAAGCGCTGCGTCTCCGGCTACACGCAACGCACAGCAACGTACACCTTTGCATCTGAGTTGTCTAGCGGGACACATAGAA GTCTGTAGAAAATTATTGCAACTCGATAGCAGGCGAATTGACGCGCGAGATATCGGTGGCAGAACAGCCTTACATTTGGCAGCATTTAAG GGGTCCGTAGATTGTTTGGATCTGCTGTTATCTAGCGGTGCCAATTTTCGTCTTGTTGACAATGACAATCGATTGGCTCTTCATCATGCCGCGTGTCAAGGACACTATCCTTGCGTCTTCACTTTGGTTGGGTTCGGTAGCGATTCAAACGCTCAGGACGTGAACGGTGCAACACCGTTACATCTGGCTGCAGCGGCGTCGAATTCTAATGCCGA GTCTTTCAAGTGCGTGCAATACTTGCTGCAGCACCGGGCAGACCCACATTTACGCGACAAACGCGGTTTCACCGCGATCCACTACGCGGTGGCGGGTGGCAATAAAAAGGCACTGGAAGCGCTTCTGAATGCGTCGTCGCAACCTTCGAATCTGGCCGCTTCACTCAGCTCTTCGACCGGGCAGGAGCCGCCCCTGCCGGCGCTCACTCCGATACACCTCGCG GCATATTACGGTCACGATGAGATCTTGCAACTGCTTCTACCTTTGTTCCCCAATACAAATATCAAGGAAGACAGCGGGAAGACGCCGCTAGATCTGGCTGCCTACAAGGGGCATAAACAATGTATCGTGCTTCTGCTGCGATTTGGCGCTTCCGTGGCAGTGCAG GATTCCGTCACGAAACGCACGCCCGTGCACTGTGCTGCCGCGACCGGTTACGCGGATTGCCTGGCTCTTCTTCTGCAGAACATGGACGATCCCAACGTGGTAAATTGCTACGACTCCAAGCAACGCACGGCTCTGACGCTGGCGGTGGCGAACAACTATCAGGAGTGCGCGATGCTGCTGCTGACGTACAAAGCCGACTGCAATTTGCCGGACGTCAATAAGCACACGCCGCTGTTTCGCGCGGTGATCAACGAGTGTGATAATCAGTTGGTGAAACTGTTGTTAAAGCATGGTGCCCAAGTGGCAGTGCAAGATGTAAACGGTAAAACGCCGTTACATTTAGCAGCTGCTTGTGGCAG ATTATATGCTTTAGCCGCTCTCGTTAAAGCCGATCCGACCGCGGCGACTTTGAAGGACGATCAAGGCTGCACGGTGCTCCATTGGGCTTGTTACAACGGCAACTCGAATTGCGTGGAGTATCTTTTGAATCATGACGTGTTCGATTCTTTGGAAG GTAATCCTTTTTCTGCCGTACATTGCGCCGTATATCAGGGATCCGCGCACTGCCTAGAGTTACTGATCAACAAGTTCGGCGGACAGGCGGTTGCTGCTCCGAGGGATTCGTCGTGTGGTTTATTGCCACTGCATGTCGCGGCGAGTGCGGGATCCGTCGAGTGCGCGCGATTAATTCTAAACTCCGTCGGACCGGAACTAGCCGGTCTCGAGACAACCGACTATTTCGGACGGACACCGCTTCTTTGCGCGGCCGTCAACGGACAATGCAACGCTATTG AATTACTGCTCGAATGGAAAGCCGACGTGCGCGCTGTTGACTCCAATAAGAATACGGCGCTGCATCTAGCGTGTCAAAGACGTCATTCCGCCGCGGCGTCATTGCTCTTGAATTGGATCGAGTCGCTCGGCAACTCCGATACCGGCGACAAGAACACATCGCAATCGCAACGCGTTTCCGTCATTAACATGATTAACAAGCAACAGAGAACGCCGCTGCATCTGGCGGCGAGAAACGGTCTCGTGACA ATCACGCGACGACTATTGCAATTGGGCGCGAGTGTCATAGCTGTTGACGCCGAAGGACTCACGCCCGCATTAGCGTGTGCCCCAAATCCGGCGGTGGCCAAGTGTTTAGCTACTATTCTTGCCGCACAAg GTCAAAATGGAGAAACCGCACAATACTCGCCGGCTATTCAGCACACGTTGGAAGTATATCTGAACGGTGTGGACTCGCAGCACAGCTCCGACTCGGAGTTTTACTGA
- the LOC139823428 gene encoding protein MMS22-like, whose protein sequence is MLASAARGISAFRAVVPPHGSIVTRSRTAETLQMDLDATFDCNGKVNVNDWQLSRGGLFYRREVDNAVFPQTDCPFSHVEVKLFDCVMPGAVAVMNLKHLINCMEMQLKILNRQERPVISGLSNNDNVNYFSLRRMICEFIVYFRAYMNSIKWDLGALEAVMPEISKDVDTLFDCVKHFLSMLHTIPDSTLHYAASNTGNKCNQPEFHLYHMHLELRWFFATLIHSRTIWYQYHIQLEEFENTAEIAINDLLYSALKIFERLALSWTVDLTQKTPYCCTCTRELWLMFQIFADSLGERQKTKMFWDLVNSCADRVLSRNQSQAIFWHKSVDSSLPDCKNPELFCIWIIYHLSLLYGYSNDGVYLQSNSPRIRSNCEQVEKVLKAYVCKGGKDGERDELDVELKIIIPLLHDLIINWWQPRVPIISFLWDCFHKRLDQPFLLQTSGPWALSLEKKTPMDILKQINNRIYGKFEHSKESSYGMFLHLIGMFLKKYGTSDLKYWNQIKGRVYTKFSKNKVAEFSESGLYNFISLFITLAITADITNVCTTMLDLLPSTHELNNEYNKKCNLIWKGKLACLLLFNERRLSLGSIAGHFTETINLISCRKDETSRSMMTNFVDVLNTILSGNEKMDLEEFNFIGGWIDRYLLECPKNRIAFLLEMLANVFEKCIVLQVSCNNSDGARKMLDALWCFVASRVRQLVFDPVLTGNNYKIISKLAVIFTLEAVREPATAKKYKHSAISLFQHFAASILVKDIRITQYYLTSILENEQAVQNLKKEITNFDTILIQAWIKCSIIGCENKESISILQNYIINLSEIKEIFVSDYDIYEFKNSVEPILIFIISLMKKQNILKSEQEKLQYNAKCKMYFKNLEKWAMLPITEETKDSEIAFWIYRCLGTLILCISPTLYIKNQPNDMLRTLINKIMLVPENSAQSYIKCLGKRIFSMIILGLEKLNVKSDILLQAMIRDIFDQYLPILIIEVNGGCSFKVSDTLLKCFKEAKSDFLRSIFETLMSNFYNISSDNVMHKHSNLITWLIKTLLKEGRKYSKYITEHIIQICSPNIFGCYMKVHDHHPHKLHTIDFINDVIKSPYYEEDKFIREKFQAAISAAVKKYLMINTQFTFEFIRSVLSIKKSIIISLFPQIETIILYAEQYHRPNAASLRFLSNQLKKHMLSVDNNS, encoded by the exons ATGTTGGCGAGCGCGGCGCGAGGAATCTCCGCGTTCCGGGCGGTCGTTCCTCCTCACGGGAGCATTGTCACCCGATCACGAACGG CAGAAACTTTACAGATGGATCTCGATGCTACCTTCGACTGCAACGGTAAGGTGAACGTCAACGACTGGCAGCTGAGCAGAGGTGGGTTGTTTTATCGCAGAGAGGTGGACAATGCGGTTTTTCCACAAACCGACTGTCCCTTTTCTCATGTGGAAGTCAAGCTTTTCGACTGCGTCATGCCCGGAGCGGTCGCCGTGATGAATCTTAAACATCTTATTAATTGCATGGA GATGCAgctgaaaatattaaacaggCAGGAGAGACCAGTCATATCTGGATTATCCAATAACGATAATGTCAATTACTTTTCTCTAAGGAGGATGATTTGcgaatttattgtatatttccGTGCGTACATGAACAG TATAAAGTGGGATCTTGGTGCGTTAGAAGCAGTAATGCCTGAAATCAGCAAAGATGTAGATACTCTGTTTGATTGCGTTAAACACTTTCTCAGTATGCTACACACCATCCCAGATTCGACTCTGCATTATGCTGCTTCTAATACAGGCAACAAG TGTAATCAGCCAGAGTTTCATTTGTACCACATGCATTTAGAATTAAGGTGGTTCTTCGCCACGTTAATACATTCGAGAACTATATGGTACCAATATCACATACAGTTGGAGGAGTTTGAAAACACCGCTGAAATTGCCATCAATGATCTCCTATATTCTGCcttgaaaatatttgagaGG tTAGCTTTAAGCTGGACTGTGGATCTCACGCAGAAAACGCCATATTGCTGCACATGCACGCGAGAATTGTGGCTcatgtttcaaatatttgcCGACAGTTTAGGAGAAAGGCAGAAAACTAAG atgttttgGGACCTTGTAAATAGTTGTGCCGATCGAGTACTGAGTAGGAATCAATCTCAAGCAATATTCTGGCACAAAAGCGTGGATTCCTCTCTGCcagattgtaaaaatcccGAATTGTTTTGCATCTGGATAATATATCATCTGTCTCTGTTGTACGGATACAGTAACGATGGCGTATACCTGCAGTCTAATTCTCCGAGg ATTAGATCAAATTGCGAACAAGTTGAAAAGGTTCTGAAAGCTTACGTGTGTAAAGGTGGAAAAGACGGTGAAAGAGATGAGCTTGATGTAGAGCTCAAGATCATAATACCACTATTACAcgatcttattattaattggtgGCAACCGCGAGTGCCAATTATATCGTTTCTTTGGGACTGTTTCCACAAAAGATTAGATCAACCATTCTTATTACAGACTTCTGGACCTTGGGCCCTGTCCCTTGAAAA gaaGACACCTATGGATATTCTGAAGCAAATTAATAACAGAATTTACGGCAAGTTTGAACATTCCAAGGAGTCCAGCTATGGCATGTTCTTGCACCTGATAG gtatgtttttaaaaaaatatggcaCGTCAGATCTTAAATATTGGAATCAAATTAAGGGGCGTGTATATACGaaattttcaaagaacaaAGTAGCAGAGTTCTCCGAGAGTGGCCTCTACAACttcatatctttatttatcacTTTAGCTATTACCGCAGATATTACGAATGTA TGTACAACAATGTTAGATCTCTTACCATCTACGCATGAATTGAATaacgaatataataaaaaatgcaatctAATCTGGAAAGGAAAACTAGCATGTCTCCTGTTGTTCAATGAAAGAAGATTATCTCTTGGTTCCATAGCTGGACATTTTACAGAAACG ATCAACTTGATAAGTTGTCGTAAAGATGAAACATCTCGTTCCATGATGACCAATTTCGTTGATGTATTGAACACGATTTTATCTGGCAACGAGAAAATGGATCTAGAAGAGTTTAATTTCATCGGTGGTTGGATCGATCGTTATCTTTTGGAATGCCCAAAGAACagaattgcatttttattagagATGCTGGCAAATGTCTTCGAAAAATGTATTGTCCTGCAAGTTTCTTGTAACAATTCTG ACGGTGCCAGGAAGATGTTAGACGCGCTGTGGTGTTTTGTCGCATCCAGAGTTCGCCAACTCGTCTTCGATCCCGTACTCACTggcaataattataagattatttcCAAATTAGCCGTCATATTTACTTTAGAAGCAGTCAGAGAACCAGCTACCGCTAAGAAGTATAAACACTCGgctatatctttatttcagcACTTTGCAGCATCAATACTTGTGAAAGATATaag AATTAcccaatattatttaacatcgATTCTTGAGAATGAGCAAGCTGTGCAAAACTTGAAAAAGGAAATTACAAATTTCGATACTATTCTCATCCAA GCTTGGATAAAATGTTCTATTATTGGTTGCGAAAACAAGGAAAGTATAAGTAttctgcaaaattatattatcaatctCAGTGAAATCAAAGAGATATTCGTGTCGGATTATGATATATACGAATTTAAGAACAGTGTCGAACCTATTTTGATATTCATAATATCATTAATGAAGAAGCAGAATATTTTAAag TCTGAGCAAGAAAAGCTTCAATACAATGCAAAATGTaagatgtatttcaaaaatttagagAAGTGGGCCATGTTACCTATAACGGAGGAAACAAAAGATTCGGAGATCGCATTCTGGATCTATAGATGTCTCGGTACATTGATTCTCTGCATTTCTCCGACGCTATACATTAAA AATCAACCAAATGACATGTTAAGAACGCTCatcaacaaaattatgttgGTACCCGAGAACTCTGCACagtcatatataaaatgtttaggAAAGAGGATATTCTCAATGATAATACTCGGTCTGGAAAAATTGAATGTCAAAAGCGACATATTATTACAAGCGATGATCAGAGATATCTTCGATCAATACCTGCCGATTTTGATAATTGAAGTAAACGGCGGTTGCAGTTTTAAAGTTTCCGATACGTTGCTAAAATGTTTCAAGGAAGCAAAGAGTGATTTTCTGCGTTCGATTTTCGAAACGTTAATgtcaaacttttataatatatcatccGACAATGTCATGCACAAACACTCCAACTTG ATAACTTGGCTTATAAAAACATTGCttaaagaaggaagaaaatattccaaatatatTACAGAACACATTATTCAAATTTGTTCTCCGAACATCTTTGGATGCTACATGAAGGTTCATGATCACCATCCACATAAGTTGCACACAATTGACTTTATCAATGACGTAATTAAAAGTCCTTATTATGAAGAAGATAAATTCATCAG GGAAAAATTCCAAGCCGCTATTTCTGCTGcagtgaaaaaatatttgatgatAAATACGCAATTTACATTTGAGTTCATACGATCTGTCTTGTCGATaaagaaaagtattataatCAGTTTATTTCCGCAAATTGAAACCATCATACTTTATGCCGAACAATATCACCGACCCAATGCGGCATCCTTGAG gTTCCTGTCGAATCAATTGAAAAAACATATGCTGAGTGTGGACAATAATTCATGA
- the Hmg-2 gene encoding high mobility group protein 20A isoform X2 yields the protein MLRDQHRRDNVSRKMSETPTNDVPESNGAMEQPAYNGEAEEHAVKSPVSIEEKAPDSVCDNGVKRSATATGNAPNRTKKRKKAPRDATAPRQPLSGYFLFLNDRRETVRNQNPSLTFTEITKLLAAEWSKLQIDQKQRYLDAAERDKERYNREFSNYKQTEAYRLFNEKQSERQNESKKERNGTDVNAEQNDVEQEKDNDFTGFDIPIFTEEFLDHNKACEAELRQLRKATSDYEAQNAVLQRHVDSLHAAVNRLESETNQQRTTNQALQRHLDSLRSQLAGCFATISLPGTYDGATLQNMDNYFERLESLLNGNAEQSLRNAVRSAVSRLELIG from the exons ATGTTGCGAGACCAGCATCGGAGGGACAACGTATCACGGAAAATGAGCGAGACTCCAACGAATGATGTACCTGAGAGCAACGGTGCGATGGAGCAGCCTGCGTACAACGGGGAAGCAGAGGAACACGCTG TCAAGTCTCCAGTGAGTATAGAGGAGAAGGCACCAGATTCCGTATGTGACAATGGTGTAAAGAGGAGTGCCACCGCCACTGGCAATGCGCCGAATAGAACGAAGAAACGTAAGAAGGCTCCGAGAGACGCCACTGCACCGAGACAGCCGCTGAGTGGTTACTTTCT GTTCTTAAATGACCGAAGAGAGACAGTCCGAAACCAGAATCCAAGCTTGACGTTCACAGAGATTACGAAACTTCTAGCCGCGGAATGGAGTAAATTGCAAATCGATCAGAAGCAG CGTTATTTGGATGCAGCCGAGCGAGACAAAGAGCGCTACAATCGCGAGTTTAGCAATTACAAGCAAACAGAAGCATATCGGCTGTTTAACGAAAAACAGTCGGAGAGACAAAATGAAAGTAAGAAGGAGAGAAACGGCACGGACGTAAATGCTGAACAGAAT GATGTTGAGCAGGAAAAGGACAATGATTTTACAGGCTTCGATATCCCTATTTTCACAGAAGAATTCCTTGATCATAACAAAG CCTGTGAGGCTGAATTAAGACAATTGCGGAAAGCCACGTCCGATTATGAAGCTCAGAACGCAGTTCTCCAGCGACACGTGGACAGTCTGCACGCAGCCGTGAATCGCTTGGAGTCCGAAACTAATCAACAACGAACGACCAATCAAGCTCTGCAGCGTCACTTGGATTCTCTTCGTTCTCAACTGGCAGGCTGCTTCGCCACCATATCGCTTCCAG GCACGTACGACGGTGCTACATTACAAAATATGGACAATTATTTCGAACGGTTGGAGTCTCTGTTGAACGGCAATGCCGAGCAAAGTCTACGTAACGCCGTACGTAGTGCCGTGTCCCGTCTCGAGTTAATTGGATGA
- the Hmg-2 gene encoding high mobility group protein 20A isoform X1 has translation MLRDQHRRDNVSRKMSETPTNDVPESNGAMEQPAYNGEAEEHAALSVSLVKSPVSIEEKAPDSVCDNGVKRSATATGNAPNRTKKRKKAPRDATAPRQPLSGYFLFLNDRRETVRNQNPSLTFTEITKLLAAEWSKLQIDQKQRYLDAAERDKERYNREFSNYKQTEAYRLFNEKQSERQNESKKERNGTDVNAEQNDVEQEKDNDFTGFDIPIFTEEFLDHNKACEAELRQLRKATSDYEAQNAVLQRHVDSLHAAVNRLESETNQQRTTNQALQRHLDSLRSQLAGCFATISLPGTYDGATLQNMDNYFERLESLLNGNAEQSLRNAVRSAVSRLELIG, from the exons ATGTTGCGAGACCAGCATCGGAGGGACAACGTATCACGGAAAATGAGCGAGACTCCAACGAATGATGTACCTGAGAGCAACGGTGCGATGGAGCAGCCTGCGTACAACGGGGAAGCAGAGGAACACGCTG CCCTTTCTGTTTCATTAGTCAAGTCTCCAGTGAGTATAGAGGAGAAGGCACCAGATTCCGTATGTGACAATGGTGTAAAGAGGAGTGCCACCGCCACTGGCAATGCGCCGAATAGAACGAAGAAACGTAAGAAGGCTCCGAGAGACGCCACTGCACCGAGACAGCCGCTGAGTGGTTACTTTCT GTTCTTAAATGACCGAAGAGAGACAGTCCGAAACCAGAATCCAAGCTTGACGTTCACAGAGATTACGAAACTTCTAGCCGCGGAATGGAGTAAATTGCAAATCGATCAGAAGCAG CGTTATTTGGATGCAGCCGAGCGAGACAAAGAGCGCTACAATCGCGAGTTTAGCAATTACAAGCAAACAGAAGCATATCGGCTGTTTAACGAAAAACAGTCGGAGAGACAAAATGAAAGTAAGAAGGAGAGAAACGGCACGGACGTAAATGCTGAACAGAAT GATGTTGAGCAGGAAAAGGACAATGATTTTACAGGCTTCGATATCCCTATTTTCACAGAAGAATTCCTTGATCATAACAAAG CCTGTGAGGCTGAATTAAGACAATTGCGGAAAGCCACGTCCGATTATGAAGCTCAGAACGCAGTTCTCCAGCGACACGTGGACAGTCTGCACGCAGCCGTGAATCGCTTGGAGTCCGAAACTAATCAACAACGAACGACCAATCAAGCTCTGCAGCGTCACTTGGATTCTCTTCGTTCTCAACTGGCAGGCTGCTTCGCCACCATATCGCTTCCAG GCACGTACGACGGTGCTACATTACAAAATATGGACAATTATTTCGAACGGTTGGAGTCTCTGTTGAACGGCAATGCCGAGCAAAGTCTACGTAACGCCGTACGTAGTGCCGTGTCCCGTCTCGAGTTAATTGGATGA